One Perca flavescens isolate YP-PL-M2 chromosome 5, PFLA_1.0, whole genome shotgun sequence genomic window, AAGAGGGAGGCATCATGATGCCCTCCTGTAGAGGCATGTACCGGATAGGAGCAGCGGGCGGGGGGCTTACCTGGCCTTGTAAGCAATATGGTTGCCCGTACGGCCGGTAGCAGTTCAAGTTGGAATAAAACATAAGTCCGTCTTTGCCGAATTCGGGCTGGTTTCTCTTGAAGCGTTTCCTTCGCCGAAGGAAGCTGCCGTTGTCGAACATATCCTCTGAGGCAGGGTCCAGAGACCAGTAGTTACCTTTGCCCGGGTTCCCAGGCTCCCTCGGGATCTTAATGAAACAGTCGTTGAGAGACAGGTTGTGCCTGATGGAGTTCTGCCAAGCGGGGAACTTGTCTCTATAGTAGGGAAACTTGTTGCTGATGAAGTCACAGATGCCACTCAGCGTCAGCTTCTTCACCGGGCTCTGCAGGATGGCCATAGTGATGAGGGCAATGTAGGAGTAGGGAGGCTTTACCGAGCTGTTCTGAGCTTTCCTGGACGGCGGTGCGTCTGCGCAGAAACTGTTCTCGCTTTCCCCCGAGGAGTCTGGCTCTGAAGAGTCAAACTCAGCACCAGATTCTGCTGAGGAGCCGGGGTCCGTGGAGCACTCATTTCGATATAAACGCCCGTGGGTAGGCTCATCCTCGCCCACTATGTCAATCTCATCCTCTTCTAAGGGCAAAGCAGCGTGCTGTGAAGCCTCAAATTCACTGGAGAGAGTCATGGTCACACgcagaatgttaaaaaaacaaaaacgagtAAAATCTCAACCGTGCCAAAGAGGCATTAATGGTTCGGTctgcgtacaaaccaatagacCCCTATTAATGCGTAAAAGCGCATCTACCGTCCGGTGTACTGTCTGTTTGTTGTGGTAAGGAGGGCTAAGGCTTTATATGCTGGGAGACTGCTGCCCTGCAGGCCAGTCCCATTAACCCTCTGGACCTATCAGAGTAGCCCCTCACCGCGGGGAGCAACACACAGCTGGGGGGCTTGGGGAGTCCTGAGGTGCGCACGACTATTCATGCAAAGAAAGCTCAATTTATAGATGGCAACCTGTTGTATTTTGGCCATTAAAGATATTTCAATAACCAAACGGCTCGAGAGGGTGCAacacaaaataacataaaataaaataaagaaacagcTCACATATATTTGTATTGAGACATTCCTTGATGAATAATGGCTCTACACATTAACAAAATCACTACGGTGTTATTTTGGCTCATCACTTGTTGCAGTCATGCAGCACACACAGTAAATACTTGGTTGGTGTGCACCCCATGGTATGTGAGCCTGGTGTACGCAGTGTTCTGTGTCTGACATGTACACATGCTACCAAAATAGATTTAAATAAGGTTAAAGTTAACTCTTGGTATTTTAATCATCTGATATGACAAATCGTACAGCAGCACAGTCGGATGTGGGATGTTGTTGGGAATTTTAACACCCCGCCTAGTGAGTGCTAAGAAACCAAGTGTTTCCCCCTCGGAACCCCCGCGGGTTCGTTTAGTTTGCCACCTCTGGATGCCTGCGGGTGGTGTGACCATGAAAATGGCCGTGGTAGGGCTTCCCGCAGCCAGCAAAGAAAAGAGGCAATAGTCGCCTTAACGAGGCCATCAGCATCAGAATCGAGTAGGAAACGACGCAGCTGAACGATGCGCTCTGGGCTACAGGGTTCAGCTCGGCTTTACGGCCGGGATGAATAAGCAGAGCCATCCTCAAAGCAAACCGGTCCACCAGCGGATATGTGCTAAAACCGTGCTGCTAAACTATTTCCATTGCAAATGACTAAGTTGGGAAAACTCCACCTATTTCCTCACCTTACTGggcctcctgtgtgtgtgagagagatggcTCTCACATGATTGCACCATTAAAAGCCAAAGTAACAGAAAACTGAATGACTGTCAATCAGTATAAGCACTAAcgtaattaaagctgcaattCAACATTTTGTCTTAAATGCAACACTAAGGTAAACTGTCAGTATTTTTGAAACAAAGCAAAATGGATGACAACAGATTAATTTAAAGAAaacctacagtatatatctCCATCGGGAACAAGACGAATAGTTTTCAATTTAGGATCACACCTATTTACAGCTAATCACacattttaggcttttttttttttagaaaattagTTATAAAACATTACCTACAATATTTGAGTCATCTTGTGTGAAATCACAACCATGGCCTGCTGACTGGTTTCATAGCAATAAAAGCTTAGATGTTAATGCTCTTGGAGGCATTTTTCACACTTTGTCGAGTTTCATGGTGAACTTACCACTTCAACACAAAGGCACTTTGTGTCTGTTGTTATGTTAATAGTTAATAGCCGTTGTCAGCTAGAACTAGCCATTTTTACCAATTGCTTACCAatttaccttttttctttttaggtaTATCAGAGCAGTCTTAGAATATGTTcagaaataaactttattttgaataatttaaaaatacAGGATGTGAAAAGCCAGAAACATAAGCAAACCTACTTGTTTACAAAGTCCACAGTCTTGTACCACACTACAGTATGTGCTTCACTTTGCAAGTTCCAATACTACTTGGGCTCCTAACCTTTAAAATTGCAGATTTTAAAAGGCCatctatatataaaacaaaaaaaacaatatattgattACATTTCTGGACTTTTGTTGCTtctttgtgtgtgcacacattttACAGGTCATGTTCAGTGTAAGTTCCCAGGGTGACACACAGCATTTAGCTCAGGCACTACAGCCACGTAAACactcttttatatacagtagcttTTAAAGCAGGTAGTGGCAGATTATCACAATTTAAAACTACTGTTTTGATTACTACAGTAACCTTGACCATCCTCTGACGTACCTCGTGTTCTTGTATGAAAGGAGTGAATGTCTGAAACACAGTCCCAGATTTATGGATGGCCAAAGCCACGCCTTTTGCTCCAGAATCATCCGTTTTCAAAGCAAAAAGGAGAGAAGTGTTTGTAGCTACTTTCTCTCTGCTCGTTCCAAAACCGTAGAGATGAACTGTTCCTGCAGAATGTTCTTGTCCAGGTTCCTACCTGCAGGACAGAGTAGAGAGAAATGGGAGCATTGACGCAGCACAGTCACACACGCAGACATAGATATTGTATGTGTTATGTATATTTTATGGGTGTCTGATTTCCTAACACTTTCCTAAATATTCCCAAGGAATTTCCcaggaaagaaaaatgtaatttggtACTATTTACAGATTAAAAGTTATGATACTGTTACGTTAGAGTTTAGTTAGTTGTGTCGAGTTTAGTTGATGTCCAGAGAATCTCCCATGAAATAAAAGCTTAATTGAAACCACAGAAAATATTCAtttgttattcatttattattggAAACATTACTCTCTATTTTGTTTAACTGTATGCTTGCATGTtgacacatttcacatttttgcaGGTTCAGCTGACCTGCTGTGCACAGAGTAAAAGACTCAAATGAACAGTGTTTCTATTTTACAAGTAATGTGTACCAAATTGCATATTTTCCCGGAAAATTCCAGAGACATTCTTAGGAAATTGTGgacccattaaaaaaaaaaaaaaaaagtgttggccACACTATGACGTAGGTTTACCacatataatttatataatCTATGCTAGAATTACAAAACTACTTATAACTGTGAATTTGTCAATAAAGGTTTTTGTACTACGTCTCCATGAAGTGAACATTAACACAAAGACTACGTTGTCAAAAAGAGCCATTTTGATCCATTTTATGCAATTCAATGCATTTGCTGCCTTCACAGTGGTGTGTAAGAATCGTGTAAAGATACACATGtgaaagatgtgtgtgtgtcttcacctATAAAGACCAGTCGGTTGATCCGCGGGTTCTCCTCCCAAAGCTGTGGAGTCTCATTCAGGTCATACAGCTCGTGGACCCCCTGCAGCATCACTTGGTGGGCTTTACCTGCAAATGATACTATGccctaaaaacacacaaacaagtcACAAGTCACGGGTGACCCATTAACCGACACTGAATGAAGCGTTTGGAACTGATTAATGCAGATAATATAGTGGCAGTTATGGATCACTGCGGCCACTGCGGTGACTATTGTTCTTTACTGTACCTTTGACCGAATGACAGTCATGGGTTGCCCTTCTTTGTTTTTGAACATCTTTTCCCATAGGAGATCCTGAAACAGTGGGAAATGGGTGTTTACAAAGGATTGTATTGTGTTAGAGCTAATTAGTAATGGCAACGGGTATACGAACTGGAGTGTACCTGGATGAAGACATTCAAGGCATCCTCAGAGAGATCTCCAGCCACTTCAAACGTCACAGTTAAAATACTCTGAGGATGACATTAAATATAATATGGATAATAGTGTTATCTATGAATACAACAAATAAGACATTTTGTGgttttgaaaaaatatttgTCTTAAATTGTGGTTCTCAAGTTTCAACATTTTTCACTCACTAACAGAGTTAAATCACACTTTgcacaaaggaaatgcataaaAGGGCTTTTATGCAACAGTGAAAGAAGTGATCtgatattttacttaagtaaaaaataGCACAGCGATCATAAAAATTTactttaagtatcaaaagtaaaagtacccatTAAGCAAAATGGCCCAATTcaaagtatatatatttatcatctatatatctatatctatatatagatatatatttttttcctctgaTCCATTTAacgtgtaagcagcattttaatgttgtgaaGGGTAGTTTATAATAATGATCATGTGTTTTAGTACATTATTTTaatcctctgaaatgtagtagaaGTATATAGTagcataaaatgtaaaaagtcaaagtacaagtacctcgaattgtacttaagtacaatacttGGATAAATATAGCTTTAATGTTTTGAGATGTATATTTTCCCGGTTGTTATGGACTTACAGTTCACCAATGTgaacatttaatacattttaaaatatattttcagttCACTGAAACCTGCAGTCATTATGAACATTAAACAAAAGAATGTTTTTACGCCCCGCCTGATGACTTTGTCAAGGACCGTGTCAAAAACCACAACTCCACTTGGCACCTCTATCTGTCTAAATCCCCCttttctctctgacacacacacacacacacacacacacacacacacacacacacacacacacacacacacacacacacacacacacacacacacacacacacacacacacacacacacacacacacaca contains:
- the foxd5 gene encoding forkhead box protein D5 gives rise to the protein MTLSSEFEASQHAALPLEEDEIDIVGEDEPTHGRLYRNECSTDPGSSAESGAEFDSSEPDSSGESENSFCADAPPSRKAQNSSVKPPYSYIALITMAILQSPVKKLTLSGICDFISNKFPYYRDKFPAWQNSIRHNLSLNDCFIKIPREPGNPGKGNYWSLDPASEDMFDNGSFLRRRKRFKRNQPEFGKDGLMFYSNLNCYRPYGQPYCLQGQVSPPPAAPIRYMPLQEGIMMPPSSYHLLPQTLNSHRKCSGPKDFRAQVCAPEPPGPRAKCSFSIDSIMSKPSPNCPQNPSPQQSPRSALGYGHLMVPTLLQDPRTPVFCPPAMLSTAPLRNEHLRLSYHHC